A window of Lytechinus variegatus isolate NC3 chromosome 15, Lvar_3.0, whole genome shotgun sequence contains these coding sequences:
- the LOC121428385 gene encoding endophilin-B1-like isoform X3, giving the protein MAMDNVKKFAGQAGTFLSRAKQYTEEKLGNAEKTELDARFENLLQRADRTRQWTEAILAKMGAVLEPNPNSRLEDYVNTKLDRRTRDRESNSEQFGSAMIDAGNELGPGTQYGATLIQVGQSQRKIGQIQREYIQSSLSNYIVPLRTFLDGDMKTITKERKILENVRLDLDAAKGKVRKARSAEASKTVLATAEADLRKAQADFDRQYEITTLLLEGITSAHSTHLERLKDFVEAEQTYYAQCSQTMAELQQQLGNIPGSMGGIRPPRPASGPPQGVATTTPMPTAPPLDTMLPEDKSRPQKGVRKAKVLYDYDAADDSELSLLADEVINVYSMPGMDPDWMVGERGSQRGRVPLTYIEVL; this is encoded by the exons ATGGCAATGGACAACGTCAAAAAATTTGCTGGCCAAGCTGGCACATTTCTCTCGAGAGCGAAACAG TACACAGAGGAAAAGCTTGGCAATGCAGAGAAGACAGAGTTAGATGCTCGCTTTGAGAACTTACTCCAGAGAGCAGACCGAACTCGACAATGGACAGAAGCGATCCTGGCCAAAATGGGAGCTGTACTAGAACCAAACCCAA ATTCCAGGCTAGAGGACTATGTCAACACGAAGCTAGACCGCCGCACAAGAGACAGAGAGAGCAATAGTGAGCAGTTTGGAAGTGCAATGATCGATGCAGGGAATGAGCTTGGCCCAGGAACACAGTATG GTGCAACACTGATCCAGGTCGGACAGAGCCAGAGAAAGATTGGTCAGATCCAGAGAGAGTACATACAGTCATCGCTATCAAACTACATAGTACCACTCAGAACCTTCCTAGATGGCGATATGAAAACCATCACG AAAGAGCGAAAGATTCTGGAAAATGTCCGGCTGGACCTTGATGCCGCCAAAGGGAAGGTCAGAAAGGCTCGATCTGCTGAAGCCTCCAAAACA GTATTGGCAACA GCTGAAGCTGATCTCCGCAAGGCCCAGGCAGATTTTGACCGACAGTATGAGATAACAACATTGCTTCTCGAAGGGATCACTAGTGCACAT TCAACTCACTTGGAACGTTTGAAGGACTTTGTTGAGGCTGAGCAGACATACTATGCTCAGTGTAGCCAAACCATGGCTGAGCTGCAGCAGCAACTTGGAAA CATACCGGGTTCAATGGGTGGTATCAGGCCGCCACGCCCTGCCTCGGGCCCCCCTCAGGGTGTGGCTACCACCACGCCCATGCCCACAGCCCCACCCCTCGATACGATGCTCCCAGAGGATAAGTCGCGGCCGCAGAAAGGGGTCCGGAAAGCCAAAGTCCTTTACGATTACGATGCGGCCGATGATTCTGAACTATCACTTCTTGCCGATGAG GTCATAAATGTCTACAGCATGCCTGGCATGGATCCTGACTGGATGGTTGGAGAGAGGGGTTCGCAGAGGGGGAGGGTGCCGCTCACGTACATAGAAGTTCTgtag
- the LOC121428385 gene encoding endophilin-B1-like isoform X4, with the protein MAMDNVKKFAGQAGTFLSRAKQYTEEKLGNAEKTELDARFENLLQRADRTRQWTEAILAKMGAVLEPNPNSRLEDYVNTKLDRRTRDRESNSEQFGSAMIDAGNELGPGTQYGATLIQVGQSQRKIGQIQREYIQSSLSNYIVPLRTFLDGDMKTITKERKILENVRLDLDAAKGKVRKARSAEASKTAEADLRKAQADFDRQYEITTLLLEGITSAHSTHLERLKDFVEAEQTYYAQCSQTMAELQQQLGNIPGSMGGIRPPRPASGPPQGVATTTPMPTAPPLDTMLPEDKSRPQKGVRKAKVLYDYDAADDSELSLLADEVINVYSMPGMDPDWMVGERGSQRGRVPLTYIEVL; encoded by the exons ATGGCAATGGACAACGTCAAAAAATTTGCTGGCCAAGCTGGCACATTTCTCTCGAGAGCGAAACAG TACACAGAGGAAAAGCTTGGCAATGCAGAGAAGACAGAGTTAGATGCTCGCTTTGAGAACTTACTCCAGAGAGCAGACCGAACTCGACAATGGACAGAAGCGATCCTGGCCAAAATGGGAGCTGTACTAGAACCAAACCCAA ATTCCAGGCTAGAGGACTATGTCAACACGAAGCTAGACCGCCGCACAAGAGACAGAGAGAGCAATAGTGAGCAGTTTGGAAGTGCAATGATCGATGCAGGGAATGAGCTTGGCCCAGGAACACAGTATG GTGCAACACTGATCCAGGTCGGACAGAGCCAGAGAAAGATTGGTCAGATCCAGAGAGAGTACATACAGTCATCGCTATCAAACTACATAGTACCACTCAGAACCTTCCTAGATGGCGATATGAAAACCATCACG AAAGAGCGAAAGATTCTGGAAAATGTCCGGCTGGACCTTGATGCCGCCAAAGGGAAGGTCAGAAAGGCTCGATCTGCTGAAGCCTCCAAAACA GCTGAAGCTGATCTCCGCAAGGCCCAGGCAGATTTTGACCGACAGTATGAGATAACAACATTGCTTCTCGAAGGGATCACTAGTGCACAT TCAACTCACTTGGAACGTTTGAAGGACTTTGTTGAGGCTGAGCAGACATACTATGCTCAGTGTAGCCAAACCATGGCTGAGCTGCAGCAGCAACTTGGAAA CATACCGGGTTCAATGGGTGGTATCAGGCCGCCACGCCCTGCCTCGGGCCCCCCTCAGGGTGTGGCTACCACCACGCCCATGCCCACAGCCCCACCCCTCGATACGATGCTCCCAGAGGATAAGTCGCGGCCGCAGAAAGGGGTCCGGAAAGCCAAAGTCCTTTACGATTACGATGCGGCCGATGATTCTGAACTATCACTTCTTGCCGATGAG GTCATAAATGTCTACAGCATGCCTGGCATGGATCCTGACTGGATGGTTGGAGAGAGGGGTTCGCAGAGGGGGAGGGTGCCGCTCACGTACATAGAAGTTCTgtag
- the LOC121428385 gene encoding endophilin-B2-like isoform X1, giving the protein MAMDNVKKFAGQAGTFLSRAKQYTEEKLGNAEKTELDARFENLLQRADRTRQWTEAILAKMGAVLEPNPNSRLEDYVNTKLDRRTRDRESNSEQFGSAMIDAGNELGPGTQYGATLIQVGQSQRKIGQIQREYIQSSLSNYIVPLRTFLDGDMKTITKERKILENVRLDLDAAKGKVRKARSAEASKTPNHEEMIKAAEADLRKAQADFDRQYEITTLLLEGITSAHSTHLERLKDFVEAEQTYYAQCSQTMAELQQQLGNIPGSMGGIRPPRPASGPPQGVATTTPMPTAPPLDTMLPEDKSRPQKGVRKAKVLYDYDAADDSELSLLADEVINVYSMPGMDPDWMVGERGSQRGRVPLTYIEVL; this is encoded by the exons ATGGCAATGGACAACGTCAAAAAATTTGCTGGCCAAGCTGGCACATTTCTCTCGAGAGCGAAACAG TACACAGAGGAAAAGCTTGGCAATGCAGAGAAGACAGAGTTAGATGCTCGCTTTGAGAACTTACTCCAGAGAGCAGACCGAACTCGACAATGGACAGAAGCGATCCTGGCCAAAATGGGAGCTGTACTAGAACCAAACCCAA ATTCCAGGCTAGAGGACTATGTCAACACGAAGCTAGACCGCCGCACAAGAGACAGAGAGAGCAATAGTGAGCAGTTTGGAAGTGCAATGATCGATGCAGGGAATGAGCTTGGCCCAGGAACACAGTATG GTGCAACACTGATCCAGGTCGGACAGAGCCAGAGAAAGATTGGTCAGATCCAGAGAGAGTACATACAGTCATCGCTATCAAACTACATAGTACCACTCAGAACCTTCCTAGATGGCGATATGAAAACCATCACG AAAGAGCGAAAGATTCTGGAAAATGTCCGGCTGGACCTTGATGCCGCCAAAGGGAAGGTCAGAAAGGCTCGATCTGCTGAAGCCTCCAAAACA CCTAACCATGAAGAAATGATTAAAGCT GCTGAAGCTGATCTCCGCAAGGCCCAGGCAGATTTTGACCGACAGTATGAGATAACAACATTGCTTCTCGAAGGGATCACTAGTGCACAT TCAACTCACTTGGAACGTTTGAAGGACTTTGTTGAGGCTGAGCAGACATACTATGCTCAGTGTAGCCAAACCATGGCTGAGCTGCAGCAGCAACTTGGAAA CATACCGGGTTCAATGGGTGGTATCAGGCCGCCACGCCCTGCCTCGGGCCCCCCTCAGGGTGTGGCTACCACCACGCCCATGCCCACAGCCCCACCCCTCGATACGATGCTCCCAGAGGATAAGTCGCGGCCGCAGAAAGGGGTCCGGAAAGCCAAAGTCCTTTACGATTACGATGCGGCCGATGATTCTGAACTATCACTTCTTGCCGATGAG GTCATAAATGTCTACAGCATGCCTGGCATGGATCCTGACTGGATGGTTGGAGAGAGGGGTTCGCAGAGGGGGAGGGTGCCGCTCACGTACATAGAAGTTCTgtag
- the LOC121428385 gene encoding endophilin-B2-like isoform X2: MDKLKSMASEAGTFINRTVQYTEEKLGNAEKTELDARFENLLQRADRTRQWTEAILAKMGAVLEPNPNSRLEDYVNTKLDRRTRDRESNSEQFGSAMIDAGNELGPGTQYGATLIQVGQSQRKIGQIQREYIQSSLSNYIVPLRTFLDGDMKTITKERKILENVRLDLDAAKGKVRKARSAEASKTPNHEEMIKAAEADLRKAQADFDRQYEITTLLLEGITSAHSTHLERLKDFVEAEQTYYAQCSQTMAELQQQLGNIPGSMGGIRPPRPASGPPQGVATTTPMPTAPPLDTMLPEDKSRPQKGVRKAKVLYDYDAADDSELSLLADEVINVYSMPGMDPDWMVGERGSQRGRVPLTYIEVL, translated from the exons ATGGATAAGCTGAAATCTATGGCTTCAGAGGCAGGGACGTTTATCAATCGGACAGTCCAG TACACAGAGGAAAAGCTTGGCAATGCAGAGAAGACAGAGTTAGATGCTCGCTTTGAGAACTTACTCCAGAGAGCAGACCGAACTCGACAATGGACAGAAGCGATCCTGGCCAAAATGGGAGCTGTACTAGAACCAAACCCAA ATTCCAGGCTAGAGGACTATGTCAACACGAAGCTAGACCGCCGCACAAGAGACAGAGAGAGCAATAGTGAGCAGTTTGGAAGTGCAATGATCGATGCAGGGAATGAGCTTGGCCCAGGAACACAGTATG GTGCAACACTGATCCAGGTCGGACAGAGCCAGAGAAAGATTGGTCAGATCCAGAGAGAGTACATACAGTCATCGCTATCAAACTACATAGTACCACTCAGAACCTTCCTAGATGGCGATATGAAAACCATCACG AAAGAGCGAAAGATTCTGGAAAATGTCCGGCTGGACCTTGATGCCGCCAAAGGGAAGGTCAGAAAGGCTCGATCTGCTGAAGCCTCCAAAACA CCTAACCATGAAGAAATGATTAAAGCT GCTGAAGCTGATCTCCGCAAGGCCCAGGCAGATTTTGACCGACAGTATGAGATAACAACATTGCTTCTCGAAGGGATCACTAGTGCACAT TCAACTCACTTGGAACGTTTGAAGGACTTTGTTGAGGCTGAGCAGACATACTATGCTCAGTGTAGCCAAACCATGGCTGAGCTGCAGCAGCAACTTGGAAA CATACCGGGTTCAATGGGTGGTATCAGGCCGCCACGCCCTGCCTCGGGCCCCCCTCAGGGTGTGGCTACCACCACGCCCATGCCCACAGCCCCACCCCTCGATACGATGCTCCCAGAGGATAAGTCGCGGCCGCAGAAAGGGGTCCGGAAAGCCAAAGTCCTTTACGATTACGATGCGGCCGATGATTCTGAACTATCACTTCTTGCCGATGAG GTCATAAATGTCTACAGCATGCCTGGCATGGATCCTGACTGGATGGTTGGAGAGAGGGGTTCGCAGAGGGGGAGGGTGCCGCTCACGTACATAGAAGTTCTgtag